In Anopheles arabiensis isolate DONGOLA chromosome 2, AaraD3, whole genome shotgun sequence, the genomic window ACGAGCAACCAGTAACCGGTTGTGCAATCTGCTGAAGGTAACTActaaaaatgtatgtttatatataatatatataatatctgaaataaaaaaacaactaataTCTTCCCTAATTCTTTGTTGTAGATGTTGCTATGAGTGACCCCTATGAAGAGCCTATGGCGTCTATGGAAGAGGTGTATTTGAACGAAAacggtgacgatgatgaccGTATCAGCGATGAAGGATCCATCCACAACGAAGATACCGACGGCGAAGAGTATTTGGAGGAAGAGTATTTGGAGGGAGAATTTTTGGAGGAGGCGAGTCTGGAAATTGATCCAGAAAGCGCGAAGCTACGAGACTCTTTGCGAACTTGGTTGATTCGCAATAAAGTTGCTCGTAGCGGAAGCAATAGTTTACTTGCAATACTGCGAAAAGCGTCttctctttttgctttttcatcTCTTCCGCAGGATGTTAGGACATTACTGAAAGCTCCGGTGAACGTCAGCCAGCAGATAACTTAGGTTCCAGGTGGAGGTGAAATGTGGTACCAAGGcgttgaatgttgttttcagCATTATTTCCGGTAAACTATTTATTGTTAAAGTAATTGAGTAATGCATTTCTAACGTTACTAtcattttctttaatttttatacAGTGGCGTGGACGTATCAGAAGATGAATTTGAGCTGAATCTTTCAGTGGATGGAATACCCATTTATGATCGCAGCGCTATACAGATGTGGCCTATACTGATGCAGTTACACAATATGCCGAATGTTCCTGTTGTGGTGGTAGGGATATTTTGCGGCACTTCAAAACCATCCGATGTTGAGCTTTTCCTGAGACCTTTAGTGGAGGAACTTAATAGGCTACATGATAACAAAATGACTctgaatggcaaaaaaatatCTGTTTCGGTTAGAGTTA contains:
- the LOC120905937 gene encoding uncharacterized protein LOC120905937, with protein sequence MWYQGVECCFQHYFRGVDVSEDEFELNLSVDGIPIYDRSAIQMWPILMQLHNMPNVPVVVVGIFCGTSKPSDVELFLRPLVEELNRLHDNKMTLNGKKISVSVRVIIADSPARAFIKQLLCQSQHHCFQ